In Vagococcus luciliae, one genomic interval encodes:
- a CDS encoding PadR family transcriptional regulator: protein MKQTQLLKGILEGCVLSVLKENTTYGYELVQQLIQFGFTDLSAGTVYPLLQKLEKQNMISGELRASPDGPNRKYYSLTEYGVSRLDEFNDQWENLSDIVNVILKRG, encoded by the coding sequence ATGAAACAAACGCAATTATTAAAGGGAATATTAGAAGGCTGTGTGTTATCAGTATTGAAAGAAAACACGACCTATGGCTATGAGTTAGTTCAACAATTAATTCAATTTGGGTTTACTGATTTAAGTGCGGGAACAGTGTATCCTTTACTACAAAAATTAGAAAAACAAAACATGATTTCTGGAGAATTAAGGGCCTCACCAGATGGTCCTAATCGTAAATATTATTCACTCACTGAATATGGAGTAAGCAGACTAGACGAGTTTAATGATCAATGGGAAAATCTCAGTGATATTGTGAATGTCATACTAAAAAGGGGATAA
- a CDS encoding oleate hydratase: MYTSNGNYEAFARPKKPERTDNISAVYLVGSGLASLSAAAFLIRDAQLPGNKITILEELPLPGGSLDGIDKDHYGFVIRGGREMENHFECLWDLYRSVPSLEVENASVLDEFYWLNKEDPNSSECRLIHSQGVQSDTDGKFTLTEKGLKEIISLCLTKEDDLQDKRIDEVFSQEFFDSNFWKYWCTMFAFENWHSAMEMRRYLMRFVHHIDGLADFSALKFTKYNQYESLVMPLVDYLTEQGVTVQYNTKVDNIIVNCANNQKIAEKLELIVDGKEQTIELKEDDLVFVTNGSITESSTYGTQTTPAPIPSKEDLGGSWNLWKKLAEQCDEFGHPEKFCENLPSESWVVSATITTLDKKIAPYLENISKRDPYSGRVVTGGIVYSEDSNWRQSYTINRQPHFKKQPKDELVIWFYALCSNKDGNYVKKPITSCTGEEIAKEWLYHIGVPVEKIDDLAKNSVNVVPTYMPFITSYFMPRANGDRPLVVPNGSKNLAFIGNFAETKRDTVFTTEYSVRTAMEAVYELMDVDRGVPEVFASAFDIRTLLRATYYLTDKKTLPEIKVPWLMSKVEKHELKKIQGTFVEELLKDNHLL; the protein is encoded by the coding sequence ATGTATACAAGTAATGGAAATTATGAAGCGTTTGCTCGACCAAAGAAACCAGAAAGAACAGATAACATTTCAGCTGTCTATTTAGTAGGATCAGGATTAGCCTCATTATCTGCAGCAGCTTTTTTAATCAGAGATGCTCAATTACCAGGTAATAAAATTACGATTTTAGAAGAGTTACCACTTCCAGGTGGATCTCTTGATGGGATTGACAAAGATCATTATGGCTTTGTTATACGTGGCGGTCGTGAGATGGAAAATCACTTTGAATGTTTATGGGATTTATATCGTTCAGTTCCATCGTTAGAGGTAGAAAATGCCTCAGTATTAGATGAATTTTATTGGTTAAATAAAGAAGACCCAAACTCATCAGAATGTCGCTTGATTCATAGTCAAGGTGTTCAATCAGATACCGATGGAAAATTCACATTGACTGAAAAAGGGCTTAAAGAAATTATCTCACTGTGTTTAACTAAGGAAGATGATTTACAAGATAAAAGAATTGATGAAGTCTTTTCACAAGAATTTTTTGACTCAAACTTTTGGAAATACTGGTGTACAATGTTTGCTTTTGAAAACTGGCATTCAGCAATGGAAATGCGACGCTATTTAATGCGTTTTGTTCATCATATTGATGGCTTAGCGGATTTTAGTGCATTGAAATTCACCAAATACAATCAGTATGAGTCTCTAGTGATGCCATTAGTTGACTATTTAACTGAGCAAGGTGTGACAGTCCAATACAATACAAAAGTTGATAATATCATTGTGAATTGTGCTAACAATCAAAAAATAGCTGAAAAATTAGAATTGATCGTAGATGGGAAAGAACAAACAATTGAGTTAAAAGAAGACGATTTAGTGTTTGTAACAAATGGTTCAATCACTGAAAGTTCAACATATGGTACACAAACAACACCAGCACCAATTCCAAGTAAAGAAGATCTTGGAGGTAGTTGGAATCTATGGAAAAAATTAGCAGAACAATGTGACGAGTTTGGTCATCCAGAAAAATTCTGTGAAAATTTACCAAGTGAGAGCTGGGTAGTGTCTGCTACAATCACAACATTAGATAAAAAAATAGCACCATATCTTGAAAATATCAGTAAAAGAGATCCTTATTCAGGTCGAGTTGTAACAGGTGGGATTGTGTATTCTGAAGATTCAAATTGGCGTCAAAGTTACACTATTAATCGTCAACCACACTTTAAAAAACAACCTAAAGATGAGTTAGTTATCTGGTTTTATGCATTGTGTTCAAACAAAGATGGAAATTATGTAAAAAAACCAATTACTTCATGTACTGGTGAAGAAATAGCGAAAGAATGGTTGTATCATATTGGGGTACCCGTTGAAAAAATTGATGATTTAGCTAAAAATTCTGTCAATGTGGTCCCAACTTATATGCCATTTATTACGTCTTACTTTATGCCAAGAGCAAATGGGGATAGACCATTAGTTGTACCAAATGGGTCTAAGAATTTAGCATTCATTGGGAATTTCGCAGAAACTAAACGAGACACAGTCTTTACGACAGAGTATTCTGTTAGAACAGCAATGGAAGCTGTGTATGAATTAATGGATGTGGATAGAGGAGTACCAGAAGTGTTTGCTTCAGCATTTGACATCCGTACGTTACTTCGTGCGACTTATTACTTAACAGATAAGAAAACTCTCCCTGAAATAAAAGTTCCTTGGTTAATGAGCAAAGTTGAAAAACATGAACTTAAAAAAATTCAAGGTACATTTGTCGAAGAGCTATTAAAAGATAACCATTTATTATAA
- a CDS encoding hydroxymethylglutaryl-CoA reductase, degradative yields the protein MDKSFDKFYKKTRDERLATLLNAQLLSQEDYSLFKKNMPLDEDVANSLIENQLTQFPIPLGVALNFIIDGKEKTVPMVVEEPSVIAACSYAAKMTRPNGFETSITSYLKRGQIIFTGVENLETAQKMLLSHLEEIKKVANLSHPSIVKRGGGLQNIECSIFKDENDETFFTVYLLINVGNAMGANIINTILEGVTPFISELIDGEALMSILSNYNTESLVTATCSIPFSHLDSKTTNGKEIAHRIVQATRYANLDTYRAVTHNKGIMNGIDSVVIATGNDPRAVSAAAHAYACRNGRYQSMADWHVNDDSLIGELTLPVSIGTVGGAISVLPMAKANLDMLGITDSQELARVIVSVGLAQNLAALKALVSDGIQKGHMKLHASSLAIQVGAVGDEIEQVTEKLRQASHMNTQTATDILKQLREI from the coding sequence GTGGACAAATCATTTGATAAATTTTATAAAAAAACACGAGATGAACGATTAGCAACTTTATTAAATGCACAGCTCTTAAGTCAAGAAGATTATTCTTTGTTTAAAAAAAATATGCCATTAGATGAAGATGTTGCTAATTCTCTAATAGAAAATCAGTTGACTCAATTTCCTATACCTTTAGGAGTAGCACTAAATTTTATCATTGATGGAAAAGAAAAAACCGTCCCCATGGTAGTTGAAGAGCCTTCTGTTATCGCTGCTTGTAGTTATGCTGCTAAAATGACTCGTCCAAATGGCTTTGAAACATCTATCACAAGTTACTTAAAAAGAGGGCAAATTATTTTCACCGGTGTTGAAAATCTTGAAACTGCTCAAAAAATGCTACTATCACATTTAGAAGAAATTAAAAAAGTCGCTAATCTCTCTCACCCTTCCATCGTGAAACGTGGTGGTGGCTTACAGAACATTGAATGCTCAATATTTAAAGATGAAAATGACGAAACTTTTTTCACTGTCTATCTACTGATTAATGTTGGAAATGCTATGGGAGCTAATATTATCAACACGATATTAGAAGGCGTCACACCTTTTATCTCAGAATTAATTGATGGAGAAGCTCTAATGTCTATTTTAAGTAACTATAATACCGAATCATTGGTCACTGCAACATGCTCGATTCCTTTTAGTCACTTGGATAGTAAAACGACAAACGGAAAAGAAATTGCTCACCGGATTGTACAAGCTACTAGATATGCTAATCTTGATACGTATCGTGCAGTCACACATAATAAAGGCATTATGAATGGGATTGATTCTGTTGTCATCGCAACTGGAAATGACCCACGTGCTGTATCTGCCGCTGCTCATGCTTATGCTTGTCGTAATGGACGTTACCAAAGTATGGCAGATTGGCACGTAAACGATGATTCTCTTATTGGTGAATTAACGTTACCTGTGTCTATCGGGACTGTCGGGGGGGCAATCTCTGTCCTTCCTATGGCTAAAGCTAATCTTGATATGTTGGGTATTACAGATTCACAAGAACTGGCTAGAGTGATAGTATCAGTTGGTTTAGCACAGAATTTGGCTGCCTTAAAAGCTCTTGTTAGTGACGGCATCCAAAAAGGACATATGAAACTACATGCTAGTTCTCTTGCTATCCAAGTTGGGGCTGTTGGGGATGAAATAGAACAGGTCACTGAAAAATTAAGACAAGCATCTCACATGAATACTCAAACTGCTACAGATATTTTAAAGCAACTAAGAGAAATATAG
- a CDS encoding sulfite exporter TauE/SafE family protein, whose translation MVGWIYFFIIIFANSIGAISGMGGGVIIKPLFDTLGFHDILSISFYSTVAVLSMSIVSTIRQAQNGIKINWSFALWLSFGSVLGGILGSLGLDKLVSLLSSEKIVSLIQIILIMATLIFSYLYSKNQWKGQHFTGVFTILICGLFLGAIASFLGIGGGPLNVAMLMLLFGIPIKNATVYSIVTILFSQLSKIVTIQFSTGFSHFDLNLLIYIIPAGIIGGFLGAYLSQSVSSEKVTTIYQFVIIGVLLVNCYNAYKLFL comes from the coding sequence ATGGTGGGCTGGATTTATTTTTTTATTATCATCTTTGCCAATAGTATTGGTGCTATATCTGGTATGGGTGGGGGAGTGATTATAAAACCTTTATTTGATACATTAGGATTTCATGACATTTTAAGTATTTCATTTTACTCAACGGTAGCTGTTTTAAGTATGTCGATTGTCTCAACAATCAGGCAAGCACAAAATGGAATTAAAATAAATTGGTCGTTTGCTCTATGGTTATCATTTGGCTCTGTCTTAGGAGGTATTCTTGGAAGTTTAGGGTTAGATAAATTAGTTAGTCTCTTGTCATCAGAAAAGATAGTTTCACTGATACAAATTATTCTTATTATGGCAACATTGATATTTTCATATTTATATAGTAAAAATCAGTGGAAAGGACAGCATTTCACGGGAGTATTCACAATTTTAATATGTGGGTTATTTTTAGGAGCCATTGCTAGTTTTTTGGGAATAGGTGGCGGACCTTTAAATGTTGCTATGTTAATGTTGTTATTTGGTATTCCGATAAAAAATGCCACAGTGTACTCAATTGTGACTATTCTATTTTCTCAGTTATCCAAAATAGTAACTATTCAATTTAGTACAGGTTTTTCACACTTTGATTTAAACTTGTTAATTTATATTATACCAGCTGGAATTATTGGTGGATTTTTAGGTGCTTATTTAAGTCAAAGCGTATCATCAGAAAAAGTGACGACAATTTATCAATTTGTGATAATTGGTGTCCTTCTTGTCAATTGTTATAATGCTTATAAATTGTTTTTATAA
- a CDS encoding quaternary amine ABC transporter ATP-binding protein, translating to MTKVKVENLTKIFGKKQQQQVALQMVKEKKSKTDIVKETGATVGVYDVNFDVKEGEIFVIMGLSGSGKSTLIRLINRIIEPTSGDIYIDGQDIAKLDKEELREVRRHKMSMVFQNFGLFPHRTILENTEYGLEIRGVEKEERQQRAEKALENSGLLTFKDQYPDQLSGGMQQRVGLARALANDPEILLMDEAFSALDPLIRREMQDELIELQDKVKKTIIFITHDLNEALRIGDRIALMKDGQIMQIGTGEEILTNPANDYVREFVEDVDRSKVLTAQNIMVPAITTNLDIDGPNVALQRMRSEEVSMLVAVNKKRELLGTITADAAAEARKNKQTLHDVLDKNIITVEKDMLISDIFPLIYDSPTPLAVVDNEDNDRLLGVVIRGSVIEALAETTDENEVMDNE from the coding sequence ATGACTAAAGTAAAAGTTGAAAATTTAACCAAAATATTTGGTAAAAAACAACAACAACAGGTTGCTTTACAAATGGTAAAAGAAAAAAAATCTAAAACAGATATTGTCAAAGAAACTGGGGCAACTGTTGGTGTATATGATGTTAATTTTGATGTCAAAGAAGGCGAAATTTTCGTTATCATGGGGCTTTCTGGTAGTGGAAAGTCAACCTTAATTCGTCTAATCAATCGAATTATTGAACCAACTTCTGGTGATATTTATATTGACGGACAAGATATTGCCAAACTTGATAAGGAAGAATTAAGAGAAGTTCGTCGTCATAAAATGAGCATGGTATTCCAAAACTTTGGACTGTTTCCTCATCGTACTATTTTAGAAAATACAGAATATGGTTTAGAAATTCGTGGTGTTGAAAAAGAAGAACGACAACAACGTGCCGAAAAAGCATTAGAAAATTCTGGTTTACTTACTTTTAAAGATCAATACCCTGATCAATTATCTGGCGGAATGCAACAACGTGTAGGATTAGCACGTGCCTTAGCAAATGATCCAGAGATTTTATTAATGGACGAAGCCTTTTCAGCTCTTGATCCATTAATTCGTCGTGAAATGCAAGATGAGTTAATTGAATTGCAAGATAAAGTGAAAAAAACCATCATCTTTATCACCCATGATTTAAATGAAGCTTTAAGAATTGGTGATAGAATTGCTTTAATGAAAGATGGTCAAATTATGCAAATTGGTACTGGTGAAGAAATCCTAACAAATCCAGCTAATGATTATGTCCGTGAATTCGTTGAAGATGTTGACCGCTCAAAAGTCTTAACAGCACAAAATATCATGGTGCCTGCAATAACAACTAATCTTGATATTGACGGACCAAACGTTGCCTTACAACGTATGAGAAGTGAAGAAGTCAGTATGTTAGTTGCTGTAAATAAAAAACGTGAATTACTTGGAACAATTACAGCAGATGCTGCTGCAGAGGCTAGAAAAAACAAACAAACACTACATGATGTCTTAGATAAAAATATTATTACAGTGGAAAAAGATATGCTAATTAGTGATATCTTCCCTCTCATCTATGATTCTCCAACACCACTAGCTGTTGTTGACAATGAAGATAACGATCGCTTGTTAGGTGTTGTGATTCGAGGAAGCGTGATTGAAGCACTAGCTGAAACAACTGATGAAAATGAGGTGATGGATAATGAATAG
- a CDS encoding TrkA C-terminal domain-containing protein, whose translation MARHKKIILPKYQQVAIEIAERIDSNYYKVGDKVHARSTLANTFSVSPETARKAVNILVDVGIMEAKHGSGVIVASKDKATSFLSQYKDVQNIEEIKQDLLTHIQKQKKELDELTDLANLLVSQTKKINHANPLLPSELLLTKEAKYLNQTIKDLNLWQETSATVVAILHDQQLLISPGPYAKITAGDILYFIGDEFSKQRLSNFFYPSES comes from the coding sequence ATGGCAAGACATAAAAAAATCATTTTACCAAAATACCAACAGGTTGCAATTGAAATTGCTGAACGAATTGACTCAAATTATTATAAAGTTGGAGATAAAGTACATGCTAGATCAACACTAGCAAATACATTTAGCGTCTCTCCTGAAACAGCTAGAAAAGCAGTTAATATTTTAGTTGATGTCGGGATTATGGAGGCAAAACATGGCAGTGGTGTTATTGTTGCGTCAAAAGATAAAGCTACCTCTTTCTTATCTCAATATAAAGATGTCCAAAATATTGAAGAGATTAAACAAGATTTATTAACACACATTCAAAAACAAAAGAAAGAATTGGATGAATTGACTGATTTAGCAAATTTACTTGTTTCTCAAACAAAAAAAATCAATCATGCCAATCCACTTCTTCCATCTGAGCTACTTTTAACAAAAGAAGCAAAGTATCTCAATCAAACCATCAAAGACTTAAATCTATGGCAAGAAACATCCGCAACAGTTGTCGCTATATTACATGACCAACAGCTTCTCATATCACCTGGTCCATATGCAAAAATAACTGCTGGTGACATTTTATATTTCATCGGAGATGAATTTTCAAAACAACGTCTCTCAAATTTTTTTTATCCATCTGAATCCTAG
- a CDS encoding ABC transporter permease/substrate binding protein, with product MNSILMNALPVADWVENITDWFTNTFSGLFALIENLGKQVMGGMTNLLTAIPPLIFIILMTALAFYISDKKKGLTVFTFLGLLFILNQGLWADLMNTVTLVLISSVLSIIIGVPLGILMAKSDKAQAILTPILDFMQTMPGFVYLIPAVAFFGIGMVPGVFASVIFALPPTVRFTNLGIRQVPEELVEAADSFGSTGKQKLFKLELPLAKSTILAGINQTTMLALSMVVIASMIGAPGLGRGVLSALQRAQVGNGFVNGLALVILAIIIDRFTQYVNKPRAKKAKATNPKQKKVTIIAAVAVLVAAIGSSMFLSSNKSSDKKINLAYVEWDSEVASTHVLAEVLKRQGFDVETTPLDNAIMWESVATGKADASVSAWLPSTHKAQADQYKDKIDILGPNLDGAKVGLVVPSYMDVSSIEDLSNQADKTITGIEPGAGVVTAANNTIKAYPNLNDWKVETSSSGAMVVALDQAIKNKEPIIITGWTPHWMFSKYDLKYLEDPKEAMGAPEQINTFTRLGLKDDSPEAYKILKNFNWTTEDMGKVMLAINEGESPEVAAKEWVDNNQDKVNSWLK from the coding sequence ATGAATAGTATACTTATGAATGCTTTACCAGTTGCAGACTGGGTAGAAAATATCACAGATTGGTTTACAAATACCTTTTCAGGATTATTTGCTTTAATTGAAAATCTAGGGAAACAAGTAATGGGAGGCATGACAAATTTATTAACTGCCATTCCACCACTGATTTTCATTATCTTAATGACTGCTCTAGCTTTCTATATTTCGGATAAGAAAAAAGGGCTAACTGTTTTCACATTCCTTGGTCTATTGTTTATTTTAAACCAAGGTCTCTGGGCTGATTTAATGAATACAGTGACACTAGTTTTGATTTCAAGTGTTCTCTCTATTATTATTGGTGTGCCGCTTGGAATTTTAATGGCTAAAAGTGATAAAGCTCAAGCCATTTTAACTCCTATCTTAGACTTTATGCAGACAATGCCTGGTTTTGTTTACTTAATTCCAGCTGTTGCATTCTTTGGTATTGGGATGGTTCCAGGGGTTTTTGCGTCAGTTATCTTCGCATTACCACCAACTGTTCGTTTCACGAATTTAGGTATTCGCCAAGTACCAGAGGAATTAGTCGAAGCGGCCGATTCATTTGGTAGTACAGGGAAGCAAAAATTATTTAAATTAGAATTGCCACTAGCAAAAAGTACTATTTTAGCCGGTATTAATCAAACAACGATGCTTGCTCTATCAATGGTTGTTATTGCATCAATGATTGGTGCTCCTGGTTTAGGTCGTGGCGTATTATCTGCTTTACAAAGAGCTCAAGTTGGGAATGGATTCGTTAATGGTTTAGCTTTAGTTATTTTAGCGATTATCATCGATCGATTCACACAATATGTTAATAAACCACGTGCTAAAAAAGCAAAAGCCACAAATCCTAAGCAGAAAAAAGTAACAATTATTGCAGCTGTTGCAGTTTTAGTTGCTGCCATTGGGTCATCTATGTTCCTATCTTCAAATAAATCAAGTGATAAAAAAATTAACTTGGCTTATGTTGAATGGGATTCAGAAGTTGCCTCAACACATGTATTAGCAGAAGTATTGAAACGTCAAGGATTTGACGTTGAAACAACGCCACTAGATAATGCTATTATGTGGGAATCTGTTGCAACAGGAAAAGCTGATGCTAGTGTGTCTGCTTGGTTGCCTAGCACTCATAAAGCTCAAGCTGATCAATATAAAGACAAAATCGATATTCTTGGTCCAAATTTAGACGGAGCAAAAGTTGGTTTAGTTGTTCCTAGTTATATGGATGTTTCTTCTATTGAAGATTTATCAAACCAAGCTGATAAAACTATCACAGGAATTGAACCTGGAGCTGGAGTCGTAACAGCTGCTAATAATACAATTAAAGCTTATCCAAACTTAAATGATTGGAAAGTTGAGACATCTTCTTCTGGAGCAATGGTAGTTGCTCTTGATCAAGCGATCAAAAATAAAGAACCAATTATTATTACAGGTTGGACTCCTCATTGGATGTTCTCTAAATATGATTTAAAATATTTAGAAGATCCTAAAGAAGCGATGGGTGCTCCTGAACAAATCAATACATTTACTCGTTTAGGGTTGAAAGATGATTCGCCAGAAGCTTATAAAATCCTAAAAAACTTCAACTGGACAACCGAAGACATGGGTAAAGTCATGTTAGCAATTAATGAAGGTGAAAGCCCTGAAGTAGCTGCTAAAGAATGGGTTGATAATAATCAAGATAAAGTAAATAGTTGGTTAAAATAG
- a CDS encoding DUF1129 family protein, which translates to MIEKMIEKNNELRDKLTPENKKYYEKILLYTRFKGLFGDDELIETVLLNMLYDLIDAQESGISAEDYFGRKPKQYLDELFKEMPQVPLSKKLSIFYMVFGISSGFSLFSTLTQKNPSINILTIILNGLLSILLVFSVFKYLEKMTFKVSKQSKILEYIGTFVIGGLLTVGFIGSVMIGNKFLSLPVPLYVSMVVIVLIMIVVSYYIIKRKNKPYYSYLIFGWGITFFTTVSRLPQTQKWFESEPVMIGSIIVILLSSFLTARFSQKAILNEDK; encoded by the coding sequence ATGATAGAAAAAATGATTGAAAAGAATAATGAGTTAAGGGATAAATTAACACCTGAAAATAAAAAATATTATGAAAAAATATTATTATACACACGGTTTAAAGGATTATTTGGAGATGATGAGCTAATCGAAACGGTATTATTAAATATGTTGTATGACTTAATCGATGCACAAGAATCAGGTATTTCGGCTGAAGATTATTTTGGTAGAAAGCCTAAACAATATTTAGACGAATTATTTAAAGAGATGCCACAAGTACCTTTAAGTAAAAAGTTGTCTATATTTTATATGGTATTTGGAATTAGTTCAGGTTTTTCATTATTTAGTACTCTCACACAAAAAAATCCTTCAATAAATATTTTGACAATTATATTGAATGGATTACTGAGTATATTATTAGTGTTTAGTGTATTTAAATATTTGGAAAAAATGACGTTTAAAGTCAGTAAGCAATCAAAAATTCTAGAATATATCGGTACTTTTGTTATTGGCGGATTATTAACAGTAGGCTTCATTGGTTCTGTTATGATAGGCAATAAGTTTTTATCTCTTCCAGTTCCCTTATATGTATCGATGGTTGTTATAGTGTTAATAATGATAGTTGTGTCATATTATATTATCAAGAGAAAAAACAAGCCTTATTATAGTTATTTAATTTTTGGATGGGGAATTACTTTTTTTACTACAGTAAGTAGATTGCCACAGACACAAAAATGGTTTGAATCAGAGCCTGTCATGATAGGAAGTATCATAGTGATATTATTAAGTAGTTTTTTAACAGCTAGATTTTCTCAAAAAGCTATTTTAAATGAGGATAAATAA
- a CDS encoding HelD family protein, whose protein sequence is MSEQKRQEEKYLKMTYQQLLHTQKTLSEWLEETKHSGQSMMSKITEDIKLNVDGISDKLDSFSQIEMKNREIDQYNIKIRNGEITLDKVERLLEKPYFGKIKVDFLDEEEPESFYIGMHGFSDENNDNLIYDWRSPIAELFYNNELGSSSYQVRGNTIETSIEERRQFVIEKDKLLTYFDTMVSIQDDVLLSALAKDDTQKMQDITATIQKEQNVIIRDTSTPYMLVNGVAGSGKTSAIMQRIAYLLYNMQDEITSDDVLILSPNKAFIQYVSDVLPSLGEKNPRNMTLLQFAQNYMGRQIESEETYFKRISKESVSKETTYLRDDQFIHYIKNNVYHEFKKDRLFKDIMYRDKDIISKEQIRQLFDETPQNSPHVDRIQGVKQRLLSGWNQRLIQQSRTKKIHDQVISLTEDQQEKYFGHLIQDDSEKSLTRYAEQLLRKKYKKVTQQINRYRWLNQEVLFHELFEGFSGSIYKRQMSPITLDEAIVLLTIKHFYVERLTMPNMRFVLVDEVQDYTPAQLQFLLLLFPKSDFTMVGDENQAIFNTSTPFKQIKTLFSVDDKEVTTYQLLTSYRSTGAITKAFNELSLSKNATIVPIRPQGVAPQLIKYNQPSEIKEVVANVLSQLDGEKLTVLVKTEHEKEIIETFFDEETQVHVTSINLAKGLEFDNVLLLNASAAHFTTIRDQKILYTAFSRAMNHLFIGYEKSLTPLLAYLEK, encoded by the coding sequence ATGTCTGAACAAAAAAGACAAGAAGAAAAATATTTAAAAATGACCTATCAACAATTACTGCATACTCAAAAAACATTAAGTGAATGGTTAGAAGAGACAAAGCATTCTGGTCAGAGTATGATGAGTAAAATTACGGAAGATATTAAGCTAAATGTTGATGGTATATCGGATAAATTAGATAGTTTTTCTCAAATTGAAATGAAAAATCGCGAAATTGATCAATATAATATAAAAATAAGAAATGGAGAAATAACTTTAGATAAAGTTGAACGTTTGTTAGAAAAACCTTACTTTGGGAAGATAAAAGTTGATTTTTTAGATGAAGAAGAACCAGAGTCATTTTATATAGGCATGCATGGCTTTTCTGATGAAAATAATGATAATTTGATTTATGATTGGCGTTCTCCTATTGCAGAATTGTTTTATAATAATGAGTTAGGTTCATCATCTTATCAAGTAAGAGGAAATACGATTGAAACATCTATTGAAGAAAGACGTCAGTTTGTGATAGAAAAAGATAAATTGTTAACGTATTTTGATACGATGGTTTCTATTCAAGATGATGTATTGTTAAGTGCTTTAGCTAAAGATGATACACAAAAAATGCAAGATATCACTGCTACTATTCAAAAAGAACAAAATGTGATTATTCGTGACACAAGTACGCCTTATATGTTAGTTAATGGAGTAGCTGGTAGTGGGAAAACATCAGCTATCATGCAACGGATCGCGTACTTACTATATAATATGCAAGATGAAATTACCTCTGATGATGTGTTGATACTGTCTCCAAACAAAGCATTTATACAATATGTATCAGATGTTTTGCCATCATTAGGTGAAAAAAATCCAAGAAATATGACATTACTACAATTTGCTCAAAATTATATGGGGAGACAAATCGAATCAGAAGAAACGTATTTTAAACGTATCTCAAAAGAATCGGTTTCAAAAGAAACAACCTATTTAAGAGATGATCAATTTATCCATTATATAAAGAATAATGTGTACCATGAATTTAAGAAAGATCGCTTATTCAAAGATATTATGTATCGAGATAAGGATATTATTTCAAAGGAACAGATTAGACAATTGTTTGATGAAACACCACAAAATAGTCCACATGTAGATAGAATACAAGGAGTAAAGCAGAGGTTATTGAGTGGATGGAATCAGCGACTCATTCAACAATCTCGTACTAAAAAAATTCATGATCAAGTTATTTCGTTGACAGAAGATCAACAAGAAAAATATTTTGGTCACCTGATTCAAGACGATTCAGAAAAAAGTTTAACACGTTATGCAGAACAATTGTTACGAAAAAAATATAAAAAAGTGACACAGCAAATTAATCGCTATCGTTGGTTAAATCAAGAGGTCTTATTTCATGAATTATTTGAAGGATTTTCAGGGAGTATATATAAAAGACAAATGTCACCAATTACATTGGATGAGGCTATTGTATTATTAACTATTAAGCACTTTTATGTGGAAAGATTAACTATGCCAAATATGCGATTTGTTTTGGTAGACGAGGTGCAAGATTATACACCAGCGCAACTCCAGTTTTTATTATTGCTTTTTCCAAAAAGCGACTTCACCATGGTAGGAGACGAAAACCAAGCTATTTTTAACACTAGTACACCTTTTAAACAAATTAAGACACTTTTTTCAGTTGATGATAAAGAGGTAACAACCTATCAATTGTTAACGAGTTACCGTTCTACAGGAGCGATTACTAAAGCGTTTAATGAATTGTCACTATCAAAAAATGCGACGATTGTCCCAATTCGTCCACAAGGAGTTGCACCGCAATTAATCAAATATAATCAACCATCAGAGATTAAAGAAGTAGTGGCTAACGTATTGAGTCAGTTAGATGGTGAAAAATTGACGGTATTAGTGAAAACAGAGCATGAAAAAGAGATCATAGAAACATTCTTTGATGAAGAAACACAGGTTCATGTCACTAGTATTAATCTAGCGAAAGGGCTAGAATTTGATAATGTATTATTATTAAATGCTTCGGCGGCTCATTTTACCACTATTCGAGATCAAAAAATATTATATACTGCTTTCTCTCGCGCGATGAATCATTTATTTATTGGCTATGAAAAATCATTAACACCTTTATTGGCTTATTTAGAAAAATAA